The following proteins are co-located in the Deinococcus metallilatus genome:
- a CDS encoding ABC transporter permease: protein MTTLSPPQAAPKRQPSIFWRRFRRSTPGKVGAFIVAVFVLLAVLAPVIKPYDPTTDRNYRLNLKPPSVEALWNKDVADIYRDPVSGTVNVWAAPFGTDNLGRSVATRVLHGAQLSLKVGVVSTVLALIAGTLLGLLAGYFGGWLDNVTGYLADVMLAFPSILLAIGFASIFNSDHPPLLIAAMDRLFALHSPQLVTAMLAVSLVQVPVYMRLARAVVLSVREREFVQAAGALGAGAGRMIFRHVLPNSLSPLIVQGALSIATATIEVAALGFLGIGAQPPLPEWGTMISDSRQYYVDAPWTMVFPGLAIFLTVLGFNLLGDGLRDVLDPRSTH, encoded by the coding sequence ATGACCACCCTCTCCCCTCCCCAAGCGGCTCCCAAACGCCAGCCCAGCATCTTCTGGCGGCGCTTCCGGCGCAGCACGCCCGGCAAGGTCGGCGCGTTCATCGTGGCCGTCTTCGTGCTGCTGGCGGTTCTCGCGCCGGTCATCAAGCCCTACGACCCGACCACCGACCGCAATTACCGCCTGAACCTCAAGCCGCCCAGCGTCGAGGCCCTCTGGAACAAGGACGTGGCGGACATCTACCGTGATCCGGTCAGCGGCACGGTCAATGTCTGGGCCGCCCCCTTCGGCACCGACAACCTGGGACGCAGCGTCGCCACCCGGGTGCTGCACGGCGCGCAGCTCAGCCTGAAGGTGGGGGTGGTCAGCACCGTGCTGGCGCTGATCGCGGGGACGCTGCTGGGCCTCCTGGCCGGGTACTTCGGCGGGTGGCTGGACAACGTGACCGGCTACCTGGCGGACGTGATGCTGGCCTTTCCCAGCATCCTGCTCGCCATCGGTTTTGCCAGCATCTTCAACAGCGACCACCCGCCCCTCTTGATCGCCGCGATGGACCGCCTGTTCGCGCTCCACAGCCCGCAACTGGTGACCGCCATGCTGGCCGTGTCGCTGGTGCAGGTGCCCGTCTACATGCGCCTGGCCCGCGCCGTCGTGCTGAGCGTCCGCGAGCGCGAGTTCGTGCAGGCGGCGGGAGCCCTCGGCGCGGGCGCGGGCCGGATGATCTTCCGGCACGTGCTGCCCAACAGCCTCTCGCCCCTGATCGTGCAGGGGGCGCTCAGCATCGCCACCGCCACCATCGAGGTCGCGGCGCTGGGCTTCCTGGGGATCGGCGCGCAGCCCCCGCTGCCCGAGTGGGGCACCATGATCAGTGACAGCCGCCAGTATTACGTGGACGCCCCCTGGACGATGGTGTTTCCCGGCCTGGCCATCTTCCTGACCGTCCTGGGCTTCAACCTGCTCGGTGACGGCCTGCGGGATGTGCTCGACCCGCGCAGCACCCACTAG
- a CDS encoding ABC transporter substrate-binding protein, whose product MKKLLLTALLATLPTAGAATLVFGNNGEPVSLESGNITDGISILVQRQIYDTLIGFKDGTTDLEPALATSWKSNADATQWTFTLRPNVRFHDGTPFNADAVVFNLSRWWDKSHPYGFRDQGRTFEIVGDLLGGFKGDPTSVIKNIVKVNDNTVRVDLNKPSSVFPNVLAAGYFGIASPTAIKKDGAKYGTPASKPVGTGPFIFQSWRTGDRVTLVPNKLYWGSKPKVDQLVIRSIKDASQRLNELKAGTIDFANDLTPDSLKSVQADKNLMAVKRPSFNVGFLSLNNRNQYLKNDKVRQAISMAINKQAIVDAFWPGLGISNASFLPPVLSWANSKNVPADYKFDPQAAKKLLAEAGYPNGFSLDLWYMPVSRPYFPTPKPIAEAMAADLGAIGIKVNLKTEDWAKYLQDRNKEPGFDMYMIGWTGDYGDPDNFYGAYYGPNASDDINWNPAELQRLLEQGRAAVGQADKAKAYSQIHEITYKANYRIPMVHSQPLAAARTYVKGWVPSPLGSEAFNNISVAGKK is encoded by the coding sequence ATGAAGAAACTGCTGCTCACCGCCCTGCTCGCCACGCTGCCCACTGCCGGAGCCGCCACGCTGGTCTTCGGCAACAACGGGGAACCCGTCAGCCTGGAATCCGGCAACATCACCGACGGGATCAGCATTCTGGTGCAGCGCCAGATCTACGACACGCTGATCGGCTTCAAGGACGGCACGACCGATCTGGAACCCGCGCTGGCGACGAGCTGGAAGAGCAACGCGGACGCGACCCAGTGGACCTTCACCCTGCGCCCGAACGTGAGGTTCCACGACGGCACGCCCTTCAACGCCGACGCGGTGGTGTTCAACCTCAGCCGCTGGTGGGACAAGAGCCACCCCTACGGCTTCCGCGACCAGGGCCGCACCTTCGAGATCGTGGGCGACCTGCTGGGCGGCTTCAAGGGGGACCCCACCTCCGTCATCAAGAACATCGTGAAGGTCAACGACAACACCGTGCGCGTGGACCTGAACAAGCCCAGCAGCGTGTTCCCGAACGTGCTGGCCGCCGGGTACTTCGGCATTGCCAGCCCCACCGCGATCAAAAAGGACGGCGCGAAGTACGGCACGCCCGCCAGCAAGCCGGTCGGCACCGGGCCCTTCATCTTCCAGTCGTGGCGCACCGGGGACCGCGTGACGCTGGTGCCCAACAAGCTGTACTGGGGCAGCAAGCCCAAGGTGGACCAACTGGTCATCCGCTCGATCAAGGACGCTTCCCAGCGCCTGAACGAACTCAAGGCCGGAACCATCGACTTCGCCAACGACCTGACGCCCGACAGCCTCAAGAGCGTGCAGGCCGACAAGAACCTGATGGCGGTCAAGCGGCCCTCCTTCAACGTGGGCTTCCTGAGCCTGAACAACCGCAACCAGTACCTCAAGAACGACAAGGTGCGGCAGGCCATCAGCATGGCGATCAACAAGCAGGCCATCGTGGACGCCTTCTGGCCGGGGCTGGGCATCAGCAACGCCAGCTTCCTGCCGCCGGTGCTGAGCTGGGCCAATTCCAAGAACGTGCCCGCCGACTACAAATTTGATCCGCAGGCGGCGAAGAAGCTGCTGGCGGAGGCGGGCTATCCCAACGGGTTTTCCCTGGACCTGTGGTACATGCCGGTCAGCCGCCCGTACTTCCCCACCCCCAAACCCATTGCCGAGGCGATGGCCGCTGACCTGGGCGCCATCGGCATCAAGGTCAACCTCAAGACCGAGGACTGGGCCAAGTACCTCCAGGACCGCAACAAGGAACCCGGCTTCGACATGTACATGATCGGCTGGACGGGTGACTACGGCGACCCGGACAACTTCTACGGCGCGTACTACGGCCCCAACGCCTCGGACGACATCAACTGGAACCCGGCCGAATTGCAGCGGCTGCTGGAGCAGGGCCGCGCCGCCGTCGGCCAGGCGGACAAGGCCAAGGCCTACTCGCAGATTCACGAGATCACCTACAAGGCGAACTACCGCATTCCGATGGTCCACAGCCAGCCGCTGGCCGCCGCCCGGACCTACGTGAAAGGCTGGGTCCCCAGCCCGCTGGGCAGCGAGGCGTTCAACAACATCAGCGTCGCTGGCAAGAAGTAA
- a CDS encoding thiolase family protein gives MTRTHPPLTPDDLQDRDVVIVSAVRSPIGAIRGALSTVRPDDLAATVIKEAVNRAGVPAEQIEEVILGCANQAGEDNRNVARMAALLAGLPETVAGLTVNRLCASGLAAINTAARAIRNGDGDVYVAGGVESMTRAPLTMPKGGQAFANGNVTVYDTTLGWRFPNPAMEALFPLEAMGETAENIVERSRQGEIAGGEITREAQDAFALESQRRAVAALNAGTFREEIVPIEVKGRKGVTVFDTDEHPRYKREGDSFTLATDEATLAGLKPAFRKGGSVTAGNASGLNDGAAALVLMSAKKARELGLKPLARWVGAASAGVDPRVMGLGPVPATRKLMERLELDLSDVDLVELNEAFAAQALACIRELELDPEKVNVNGGAVALGHPLGMSGARLVTTLTHELERRGARYGLATLCVGVGQGEAALIERVEA, from the coding sequence ATGACGAGAACCCACCCACCCCTGACGCCAGACGACCTGCAAGACCGCGACGTGGTGATCGTGTCCGCCGTCCGTTCGCCCATCGGCGCGATCCGCGGTGCGCTGTCCACCGTTCGCCCGGATGACCTGGCCGCCACCGTGATCAAGGAGGCGGTGAACCGGGCCGGAGTCCCCGCCGAGCAGATCGAGGAAGTGATCCTGGGCTGCGCCAACCAGGCGGGCGAGGACAACCGCAACGTGGCCCGCATGGCCGCCCTGCTGGCCGGGCTGCCCGAGACCGTCGCCGGATTGACGGTCAACCGCCTGTGCGCCTCGGGCCTCGCGGCAATCAACACGGCGGCGCGGGCGATCCGCAATGGTGACGGGGACGTGTATGTCGCTGGCGGCGTCGAGAGCATGACCCGCGCGCCCCTGACAATGCCCAAGGGCGGCCAGGCCTTCGCCAACGGCAACGTCACGGTCTACGACACCACCCTGGGCTGGCGCTTTCCCAACCCGGCGATGGAGGCGCTGTTCCCGCTGGAGGCGATGGGCGAAACCGCCGAGAACATCGTGGAACGCAGCCGCCAGGGCGAGATCGCGGGGGGCGAGATCACCCGTGAGGCTCAGGACGCCTTCGCGCTCGAATCGCAGCGGCGCGCGGTGGCGGCCCTCAACGCCGGAACCTTCAGGGAGGAGATCGTCCCCATCGAGGTCAAGGGCCGCAAGGGCGTGACGGTGTTCGACACCGACGAGCATCCCCGCTACAAGCGCGAGGGGGACAGCTTCACCCTCGCCACCGACGAGGCGACGCTGGCGGGCCTGAAACCCGCCTTCCGCAAGGGGGGCAGCGTGACGGCGGGCAACGCCTCGGGCCTGAACGACGGCGCGGCAGCCCTGGTGCTGATGAGCGCGAAAAAGGCCCGCGAGCTGGGGCTGAAGCCGCTGGCCCGCTGGGTCGGGGCGGCGTCGGCGGGGGTGGACCCGCGCGTGATGGGCCTCGGGCCGGTTCCCGCCACCCGCAAGCTGATGGAGCGGCTGGAGCTGGACCTCTCGGACGTGGACCTGGTGGAACTCAACGAGGCCTTCGCGGCCCAGGCGCTGGCCTGCATCCGGGAACTGGAGCTGGACCCGGAAAAGGTCAACGTGAACGGCGGCGCGGTGGCCCTGGGGCACCCCCTCGGCATGAGCGGCGCGCGGCTGGTGACCACCCTCACGCACGAACTGGAACGGCGCGGCGCACGCTACGGTCTGGCGACCCTGTGCGTCGGCGTCGGGCAGGGCGAGGCGGCCCTGATCGAGCGGGTGGAGGCATGA
- the pcaH gene encoding protocatechuate 3,4-dioxygenase subunit beta, producing MTQTPPEAQATRGVHPPHLYPPYTSSVGRAPHERLIPLPDALRDHTGPVFGTDCLRPDDNDTTRNARVNGEPIGERIIVRGRLLDSTGRPVRGALIETWQANAAGRYIHLRDQHDAPLDPNFSGTARMLTDEYGEYELLTLKPGAYPWRNHPNAWRPAHIHFSIFGTGFTQRLVSQMYFPGDPLLAYDPIYQGIPDEKGRSRLVSRFDLALTQPEWALGYRFDIVLGGPAPTPFEEPDHED from the coding sequence ATGACCCAGACGCCACCCGAGGCACAGGCCACCCGCGGGGTCCACCCCCCACACCTCTACCCGCCCTACACCAGCAGCGTGGGGCGCGCCCCGCACGAACGGCTGATCCCATTGCCCGACGCGCTGCGGGACCATACCGGCCCGGTGTTCGGCACGGACTGCCTCCGCCCGGACGACAACGACACCACCCGCAACGCCCGCGTGAACGGTGAACCCATCGGGGAACGGATCATCGTGCGGGGACGGCTGCTGGACAGCACGGGCCGCCCGGTGCGCGGCGCGCTGATCGAGACGTGGCAGGCGAACGCCGCCGGGCGCTACATCCACCTGCGCGACCAGCACGACGCCCCGCTGGACCCCAATTTCAGCGGCACGGCCCGGATGCTCACCGACGAATACGGCGAGTACGAGCTGCTGACCCTCAAGCCCGGCGCGTACCCCTGGCGCAACCACCCCAATGCCTGGCGGCCCGCGCATATCCACTTCAGCATCTTCGGGACCGGCTTCACGCAGCGGCTGGTCAGCCAGATGTACTTTCCGGGTGATCCGCTGCTGGCCTACGACCCGATCTACCAGGGCATTCCCGACGAGAAGGGCCGCTCAAGACTGGTCAGCCGCTTCGACCTGGCGCTCACGCAGCCCGAGTGGGCGCTGGGCTACCGCTTCGACATTGTGCTGGGCGGCCCCGCGCCGACGCCCTTCGAGGAGCCGGACCATGAGGACTGA
- the pcaG gene encoding protocatechuate 3,4-dioxygenase subunit alpha gives MRTEGRLPLSPEDSNIPRDAFGPSPSQTVGPYFHQGLVHGQDLPLERENLLVVPGDPLQGERVTVTGRVLDGDGLPVPDALVEVWQADPAGRFPPDTAFHGFGRSDTRREGGFWLFRTVKPGRVGSQAPHLNVWLGMRGLLTHLPTRIYFSDEDNGADPVLALVPPARRPTLIARREETPDGPLYRLDFHMQGERETVFFDVD, from the coding sequence ATGAGGACTGAGGGCCGCCTTCCCCTCTCCCCCGAGGATTCCAACATCCCCCGGGACGCCTTCGGCCCCTCGCCCAGCCAGACGGTCGGCCCCTACTTCCACCAGGGGCTGGTCCACGGGCAGGACCTGCCGCTGGAACGGGAGAACCTGCTGGTCGTGCCGGGCGACCCGCTGCAGGGCGAGCGCGTCACCGTGACGGGCCGGGTGCTGGACGGCGACGGTCTGCCGGTGCCCGACGCGCTGGTGGAGGTCTGGCAGGCGGACCCCGCCGGGCGCTTTCCCCCCGACACGGCCTTCCACGGCTTCGGCCGCAGCGATACGCGGCGGGAAGGCGGGTTCTGGCTGTTCCGCACCGTCAAGCCGGGCCGCGTCGGCAGTCAGGCCCCTCACCTGAACGTGTGGCTGGGGATGCGCGGCCTGCTCACGCACCTGCCCACCCGCATCTACTTCAGCGACGAGGACAACGGCGCCGACCCGGTGCTGGCCCTGGTGCCGCCCGCGCGCCGACCCACCCTGATCGCGCGGCGCGAGGAGACGCCCGACGGGCCCCTCTACCGCCTGGACTTCCACATGCAGGGCGAACGGGAAACGGTCTTCTTCGATGTGGACTGA
- the pcaB gene encoding 3-carboxy-cis,cis-muconate cycloisomerase has protein sequence MSFTSLDSGLYGPLFTSPAMQRLFSDEEHVRRLVDVEVALARAEARVGVISAEAARGIVEAAGHFQPDLPKLREGIAHDGFPVIALLAQLREEMPEDAAAALHWGATTQDILDTALVLQLRDALELLAAALDRLVQRLARLADAHRQTLMAGRTHSQQALPVTFGLKVAGWLAPLLRHRDRLRELRPRLLVVQFGGAAGTLAALKGDGLAVSAALAHDLGLGEAPTPWHTQRDTLAELGGWLSLVTGSLGKMAQDLILLAQSEVAEVRESADPSRGGSSTMPQKSNPIGSELIVAAARANAALLSGLHQALIQEHERGTHGWQLEWLTLPQMLGLTAGALDRAATLAQELDVDAARMRDNVAASGGLMLAEAYTFALAPLIGRQRAKQVVRQAVEAALQGGLPLSEAVQSCTDAPLDWEAVRETDYLGASDALIDRVLQQTADPDRSSK, from the coding sequence GTGAGCTTCACTTCGCTCGACTCCGGCCTGTACGGGCCGCTCTTCACCTCCCCGGCGATGCAGCGCCTCTTTTCCGACGAGGAGCACGTGCGCCGCCTGGTCGATGTGGAGGTCGCGCTCGCTCGCGCCGAGGCCCGGGTGGGCGTGATCTCGGCGGAGGCGGCGCGGGGCATCGTGGAGGCAGCGGGGCACTTCCAGCCGGATCTGCCAAAGCTGCGGGAAGGGATCGCGCACGACGGCTTCCCGGTGATCGCGCTGCTGGCCCAGCTCCGCGAGGAGATGCCGGAGGACGCGGCGGCGGCGTTGCACTGGGGGGCGACCACCCAGGACATTCTGGACACCGCGCTGGTCCTGCAACTGCGGGACGCGCTGGAGTTGCTGGCCGCCGCGCTGGACCGGCTGGTGCAGCGCCTCGCGCGGCTGGCGGACGCCCACCGGCAGACCCTGATGGCCGGGCGCACCCACTCGCAGCAGGCGCTGCCGGTCACCTTCGGCCTGAAGGTCGCGGGGTGGCTCGCGCCGCTCCTGCGCCACCGGGACCGCCTGCGGGAACTGCGGCCCCGGCTGCTGGTCGTGCAGTTCGGCGGGGCGGCGGGCACGCTGGCCGCGCTGAAGGGGGACGGGCTGGCCGTCAGCGCGGCGCTGGCGCACGACCTCGGGCTGGGCGAGGCCCCGACCCCCTGGCACACCCAGCGCGACACGCTGGCCGAACTCGGCGGCTGGCTCTCGCTGGTGACGGGCAGCCTGGGGAAGATGGCCCAGGACCTCATCCTGCTCGCGCAGAGCGAGGTGGCCGAGGTGCGCGAGTCCGCCGATCCCTCCCGCGGGGGGTCGAGCACCATGCCGCAAAAAAGCAACCCCATCGGGAGCGAGCTGATCGTGGCGGCCGCCCGCGCCAATGCCGCGCTGCTGTCCGGGCTGCACCAGGCGCTGATTCAGGAACACGAACGGGGCACGCACGGCTGGCAGCTCGAATGGCTCACCCTGCCGCAGATGCTGGGCCTGACCGCTGGGGCACTCGACCGCGCGGCCACGCTCGCGCAGGAGCTGGACGTGGACGCCGCGCGGATGCGGGACAATGTCGCCGCGTCCGGCGGCCTGATGCTGGCGGAAGCCTACACCTTCGCCCTCGCGCCGCTGATCGGCCGCCAGCGGGCCAAACAGGTGGTGCGCCAGGCGGTGGAAGCCGCGCTGCAAGGTGGCCTGCCGCTCTCGGAAGCGGTCCAGTCCTGCACCGACGCGCCCCTGGACTGGGAAGCGGTGCGGGAAACCGATTATCTTGGCGCGAGTGACGCACTGATCGACCGGGTCCTTCAGCAGACCGCCGACCCGGACAGGAGTTCAAAATGA
- a CDS encoding ABC transporter permease translates to MGSYLIRRILRTLLVMVGIAVIVFTFVRSIPGDPATAMLGERATPAAVAALREQLGLDKPWFINFRDPGHPLDAQFPKYVGQLLHGNLGSGLKSNIPVRDELAARFPATAELSIAALLFALLIGLPAGILAALRRNSVWDNLATTISLVGVSMPVFWLGLLLSYFFAVQLGWLPPSARLGNDTALQPITGFYVLDALLRGQPAAAWDAIRHLILPAIALGSIPLAIIARITRSSLLEVLGQDYVRTARAKGLTSRTVTLKHALRNALLPVVTVIGLQAGALLGGAVLTETIFSWPGLGSWVYEAISQRDYPIIQGGVIFAALVVSVVNLLVDLSYAALDPRIQYR, encoded by the coding sequence TTGGGCAGTTACCTGATACGCCGCATTCTGCGGACGCTGCTGGTGATGGTCGGCATTGCCGTGATCGTGTTCACTTTCGTGCGTTCGATTCCCGGCGATCCGGCCACCGCCATGCTGGGGGAGCGCGCCACCCCGGCGGCGGTCGCCGCCCTGCGCGAACAACTGGGGCTGGACAAGCCCTGGTTCATCAACTTCCGTGACCCGGGTCATCCGCTCGACGCGCAGTTCCCGAAGTACGTGGGGCAACTGCTGCACGGCAACCTGGGCAGCGGCCTCAAGAGCAATATCCCGGTGCGCGACGAACTCGCCGCCCGCTTTCCCGCGACGGCCGAACTCTCCATCGCGGCCCTGCTGTTCGCGCTGCTGATCGGCCTGCCCGCCGGGATCCTGGCCGCGCTGCGGCGCAACAGCGTGTGGGACAACCTGGCCACCACCATCAGCCTGGTGGGCGTGAGCATGCCGGTGTTCTGGCTGGGGCTGCTGCTCTCGTACTTCTTCGCGGTGCAGCTGGGGTGGCTCCCGCCCAGCGCCCGGCTGGGCAACGATACCGCGCTCCAGCCCATCACCGGCTTCTATGTGCTCGACGCCCTGCTGCGCGGACAACCCGCCGCCGCCTGGGACGCCATCCGGCACCTGATCCTGCCCGCCATCGCGCTGGGGAGCATTCCGCTGGCGATCATCGCGCGCATCACCCGCAGCAGCCTGCTGGAAGTGCTGGGGCAGGATTACGTCCGCACCGCCCGCGCCAAGGGCCTGACGAGCCGCACGGTGACCCTCAAGCACGCCCTGCGCAACGCGCTGCTGCCGGTCGTGACCGTCATCGGGTTGCAGGCGGGCGCCCTGCTGGGGGGCGCGGTCCTCACCGAGACGATCTTCTCCTGGCCGGGCCTGGGGTCGTGGGTGTATGAGGCGATCAGCCAGCGCGACTACCCGATCATCCAGGGCGGCGTGATCTTCGCCGCGCTGGTGGTGAGCGTGGTGAACCTGCTGGTGGACCTCAGCTACGCGGCGCTGGACCCGAGAATTCAATACCGGTAA
- the pcaD gene encoding 3-oxoadipate enol-lactonase: MSDLPSNPALPAFMTVNNVALHHRVGGPNQAARTLVFLNSLGSDLRIWDAVAPAFAATLRTVQYDQRGHGLSDAPPAPYTLRDHTGDLKGLLDTLGIERAVLVGVSVGGMIAQDFAAAYPERTEGLVLIGTGVKIGTPDLWNERIEAAEQKNLARVAPAALSRWFTPAFFEKRPAEARGYLNMLVRTAPEGYAGTCAALREADLREQTARLKVPAVVLCGEGDTSTPPELNRELADLLGAPLHLIPGAAHIPSVEQPGAVIAHIRHFLGTLPRTGAGERYETGLSVRRRVLGEDHVERATANVSDLDRDFQTFITEYAWGGPWSRGHLDTRTRHLLTLAVLTALPREHELAMHIRATENTGVSEEDLREVFLHVAVYAGVPVANRAFQIARQVLAERNDP; the protein is encoded by the coding sequence ATGTCTGACCTCCCTTCCAACCCCGCTCTCCCGGCCTTCATGACCGTGAACAATGTGGCGCTGCACCACCGGGTCGGCGGCCCGAATCAGGCAGCCCGGACGCTGGTGTTCCTCAACTCGCTGGGCAGCGACCTGCGGATCTGGGACGCGGTCGCGCCCGCCTTTGCCGCCACGCTGAGGACCGTGCAGTACGACCAGCGCGGCCACGGCCTGTCCGACGCGCCGCCCGCGCCGTACACCCTGCGCGACCACACCGGGGACCTGAAGGGCCTGCTGGACACCCTGGGGATCGAGCGGGCGGTCCTCGTCGGCGTGTCTGTCGGCGGGATGATCGCGCAGGATTTCGCGGCGGCCTACCCCGAGCGCACTGAGGGGCTGGTGCTGATCGGCACCGGCGTGAAGATCGGGACGCCCGACCTCTGGAACGAGCGCATCGAGGCCGCGGAGCAGAAGAATCTGGCACGGGTCGCGCCCGCCGCGCTGTCGCGCTGGTTCACGCCCGCGTTCTTCGAGAAACGCCCGGCCGAGGCGCGCGGCTACCTGAACATGCTCGTTCGCACCGCGCCGGAAGGGTACGCCGGAACCTGCGCGGCCCTGCGGGAGGCCGACCTGCGCGAGCAGACGGCGCGGCTGAAGGTGCCCGCCGTGGTGCTGTGCGGCGAGGGCGACACGTCCACGCCCCCCGAACTGAACCGCGAACTCGCTGACCTGCTGGGCGCACCGCTGCACCTGATCCCGGGGGCCGCGCACATTCCCAGCGTGGAGCAGCCCGGGGCCGTCATCGCCCATATCCGGCACTTTCTGGGCACGCTGCCACGGACTGGGGCCGGGGAACGCTACGAGACGGGCCTGAGCGTGCGCCGCAGGGTGCTGGGGGAGGACCACGTGGAGCGGGCCACAGCGAACGTCAGCGACCTGGACCGCGACTTCCAGACCTTCATCACCGAGTACGCCTGGGGCGGGCCGTGGTCACGCGGTCACCTCGACACCCGCACCCGGCACCTGCTCACCCTGGCGGTGTTGACCGCTCTCCCCCGCGAACACGAACTGGCGATGCACATCCGCGCCACCGAGAATACGGGCGTGAGCGAGGAAGACCTGCGCGAAGTCTTCCTGCACGTCGCCGTCTACGCGGGCGTTCCGGTCGCCAACCGCGCCTTCCAGATCGCCCGACAGGTTCTGGCCGAAAGGAACGACCCATGA
- a CDS encoding 3-oxoacid CoA-transferase: protein MKAVPVLTAGEAARLVKSGDTLLVGGFGMTGNPVHLMHALAELPTRDLTYVANNVSEPGLSGGRLLRNGQIKKAIGSYFTSNPEAVKAYQADELEVELLPQGTLAEAVRAGGAGLGGFYTPTATGTVIAEGSDTRTLNGREMVFVPAIRGNVAFIRAWRADTAGNLQYRLTEQNFNPGMATAADLVVAEVEEIVEVGQIPPEHVHTPGLYVDYLVQATLTPEDLGSSASVKSGAKKVDPARMHMARRALRELRPGDVVNLGIGIPTLVADLITPEHGVNLHTENGMLGVGPAPEDGGAMEYPVNAGKIPVTALPGASYFDSAASFGMIRGGHVDVAVMGGLQVDEAGNLANWAVPGKPLLGVGGAMDLASGAKRLIVTMTHTDPDGTPKIVPECTLPLTARGKVDMIITDKAVFEFIDGHLTLTELLPGASLEDVRATTAARFEERLGAVVG from the coding sequence ATGAAGGCCGTTCCCGTCCTCACCGCTGGGGAAGCGGCCCGGCTGGTGAAGTCGGGGGACACACTGCTGGTCGGCGGCTTCGGGATGACCGGGAACCCGGTTCACCTGATGCACGCCCTGGCCGAACTCCCCACCCGTGACCTCACCTACGTCGCCAACAACGTCTCGGAACCCGGCCTCAGCGGCGGGCGCCTGCTGCGCAACGGGCAGATCAAAAAGGCCATCGGCTCCTACTTCACCTCCAACCCCGAGGCGGTGAAGGCGTATCAGGCGGACGAACTGGAAGTCGAGCTGCTGCCGCAGGGCACGCTGGCCGAGGCGGTTCGGGCCGGGGGCGCGGGGCTGGGCGGCTTCTACACGCCGACGGCGACGGGCACCGTGATTGCCGAGGGGAGCGATACCCGCACGCTCAACGGGCGGGAGATGGTCTTCGTCCCGGCGATCCGGGGCAACGTGGCCTTTATTCGCGCCTGGCGGGCCGATACTGCCGGGAATCTCCAGTATCGCCTGACCGAGCAGAACTTCAACCCCGGCATGGCGACCGCCGCCGATCTGGTCGTGGCGGAGGTCGAGGAGATCGTGGAGGTGGGCCAGATTCCGCCCGAGCACGTTCACACCCCCGGGCTGTACGTCGATTATCTGGTGCAGGCCACCCTGACGCCCGAGGACCTGGGCAGCAGCGCCAGCGTGAAGAGCGGGGCCAAGAAGGTGGACCCGGCCCGGATGCACATGGCGCGCCGTGCCCTGAGGGAACTGCGTCCCGGCGACGTGGTGAACCTCGGCATCGGCATTCCCACCCTGGTCGCGGACCTGATCACGCCCGAGCATGGGGTGAACCTCCACACCGAGAACGGGATGCTGGGCGTCGGCCCCGCCCCCGAGGACGGCGGCGCGATGGAGTACCCGGTCAACGCGGGCAAGATTCCGGTCACGGCCCTGCCCGGCGCGAGCTACTTCGACTCCGCCGCCTCCTTCGGGATGATCCGGGGTGGACACGTGGACGTGGCCGTGATGGGCGGCCTCCAGGTGGACGAGGCCGGAAATCTGGCGAACTGGGCGGTCCCGGGCAAGCCCCTGCTGGGCGTGGGCGGCGCGATGGACCTGGCGAGCGGCGCCAAACGGCTGATCGTGACCATGACCCACACCGACCCCGACGGCACGCCCAAGATCGTCCCCGAATGCACGCTGCCCCTCACGGCGCGGGGCAAGGTGGACATGATCATCACCGACAAGGCGGTGTTCGAGTTCATTGACGGACACCTCACCCTGACCGAACTCCTCCCCGGCGCCAGCCTCGAAGACGTGCGGGCCACCACCGCTGCCCGCTTCGAGGAACGGCTCGGCGCGGTGGTCGGGTAG